In the genome of Brachypodium distachyon strain Bd21 chromosome 3, Brachypodium_distachyon_v3.0, whole genome shotgun sequence, the window ctccacgggttcttcatctccagccacttacggtgtcccatgtacacaatcattttttattctggcaggaacaacccttctgtctcgtccccgcactttgtgcacgctttgtacccatgcGTTGACTGGCACGATGAGTTTTCGTTcgccgggtagtcatgcacacatgtcaggagagctgctcgaaaggtgaactcctccttcttatgaGCATCCCACACCTTTCGACCTTTCTCCgaaagctccttgagctcatccttcagcagctccagatacacgttcagatcagctccaggctgctcagggccctgtatgagcattgataggtggatgtacttcctcttcatgacaagccacggggggaggttatatatgaacaggatcaccggccatgtgttgtgtttgctgcttaagtttccgaacggattgatcccgtccatactcatcccgaacctgatgttcctgggctctgcgccgaactcggggaattcgtcgtccagagtcctccattgagccacatctgcggggtgtctgaggactccatcatcgttgcggtacacgccctcaggatcgatatccgcctgagtcgcgtcgtggtagatgaaccacctggcctccttctcgttctggaaccaacgctccagcctAGTGCCACGCgggagataccagaccgtctttgccgccgcaccacgcttcaattcttcctcctcaccgccgtcaggattggggtctttcttcctgtatcgggatgttttgcatactggacagctgtgcatgtctttgtagtcgcccttatatatgatgcagtccagcggacaagcatggtatctgatgacctctaacccgagggggcaggtaactttcttcgcctcgtacgtgctcttaggcaacttgttgcccggaggaagtaccgtacataggtaactcagaatctccgtgaatcccgagtccacgatgttgtattttgcctttatacgcaaaagctcgagcgttTCTTCTACCACACTCTTATCCATgccggcattttcatataacggtgtctcggcatcctccctcagcttctcgaacttacgggacaccctctcatcctcggggtcatccaaTTGATTCTACAGATGCTGATCATCCAGCATTTTAACCATCCTACCGGTTGGAACGTCCTGTATTGGATCCTCGccacggtatgcttcttcaccaggctggtcgtcagactccatgttttccatctcaatgtcgtcatcgacttcaatgccatcctccccgtgagaagtccaccttgatAACCTGACACAAAtccccgcatgagcaagtgcatctcgacatcctctgactcgtacagcttgctgttccgacatctcacacagggacaacacatcttatcacaccctttcctatgcatatcttccacgccggcatcgacaaaagtcttcagccgctctatccactcaacacgtaacctgtcctcgtacatccaagcacggcccatcgagctacaacacaatttttttaaaaaaataaacaaattagCTTGAttgacaaaaatggaaaatttcggcatgacctttgctaaaaaaatagcattttgcactacgaaattcgatgcctgcatcaaaaacaaattacccccacccacattggcacgacggccggtaacacatcacataagaaatacacggcacgaaggccggtgtcaacacacatttaatatgtttgaacatgcacgtacaccggtcccgaggttaagcttaaccctagggctaacccacaggggctaagctcccccataagcagttatatagagagagagctgcagagagagagagagctagagagagctgcagagagagagagctagagagagagggagctcatcggagcaaaattaaagcaagagagagagggatccgggagggagggccctcactagggtgagggggagctccaaagacagcgggggcagcccgggagagccgccggagagagatcgaggCCGAATTTCCCGCCGGCAGCCAAGGTGCCATTAAtggccattttgcaaaattggagaagaataggaggaggaagaagggagaggaagagggaggagaaggggggagagctaccttccggccgccgccatcaatttTGGTAGGGCTTCGCCCCCGGTGAGGAGCAGAGCCGTGGCTGGTCCCAGacagacgcgcgagctcgaACAGCTTCGGGCTCGCACGATGCTTATATATAGGAAGGTCACCAGTGGCAGGTGTAcggataaaccgccactggagacctCCAGCGGCGGGCAGAAAATTAAACAGCCACTGgcccgccactagtgctctcccaccagtttccccactttagtcccacctcgctagtttacaggagttccgaccagcataaaaggGGTTCCGCCGCCCCACCTAccggtggttactactcagtgctcagtgcgtTCCCCATTCCGGTTGAGTCTAAACAAGTGATCGGgcggtgcttaaggggttcagggaagggcactgagactgagtagtaccatcatttatcgggtggtctaccagtggcggttattctatttgcccgccactggtgctcttgcGGTATGCAATTTTGaggtttagtcccacctcggtTCTTTACGTATGGCCTTCCCAGCATAAAAAGGCTTCAGCTGCACCTCTTATCAATCATTGATACCCAGTCGTCAGTGTCTTCCCGTTCCGTTAACGGAATATACTGACGACTGGGTATTGTGATCACCTATGGTGATCACTATCTGTGGCGGTTCTTTTGGACGCCCGCCATTGGTAGCTTTTAGGGTTTCCATGGGCAGCGCCAGTGGTGGTGgttatcaccgccactgatgatggacCACCCGTGGCGCTGACTTTTTTCGGGATACTATTCACCACCACTGGTGGTGagacaccagtggcggtgattatcaccgccactggtggcgctcgtggatgcctcgagaggcctccagtTGCAGTGTTTTTTTGGGTCCGTTtcaaccgccactggagggggatcacggatggggttttctgtagtaaTGTACAGCTGTAATCCTTCCACACGAATCAATCGCGTCTTTCCGTTTACAAACTGGCAGAGGCACGCAGACGAGCTACAGCAGTAGTCCTTCCATGCGAAACAATCATGTCTCCCCGTTTAGAGACTGGCAGAGGCGCATACGAGCTACAGCTGTAGTCTTTCCACACGAAGCAATCGTGTCTTTCCGTAACTAGCAGAGGCGCGCATACGAGCTACAGCTGTGGTCCTTCCACGCGAAGCAATCGCGTCTCTCCGTTTACAGGCTGGCAGAGGCGCGCAATTGAGCTACAGCTGTAACCCTTCCACGCGAAGCAATCGCGCATTTCCGTTTACAGACTGGCAGATGCGCGCATATGAGCTACAGCTGTAATCCTTCGACAATCGCGTCGTAACGTTTACAGGCTGGCAGAGGCGCGTATACGAGCTACACGGCTGTAATCCTTCCACGCAAAGGAATCGCGCCTCTCTGTATACCCATCCGGAAAAACCAATTAAAACCTTACCATAAAACTCGGTCCATACCTTCAAAACCAGGAGCAGATATCTTACGCGTAAGTATAAGAACAGTATGCCGCACGCGTCGTTTTCGAACCTCTTAGGGAAAGAAACATCCAACGGTGACACCACGAGCTACAGCTGCGATCCTTTCACGCAAAATACTCGCGTGTTTCTATCCGGCCACCGGAAAAAACAATTAGTTTCTGGTGGAAAAACCGGTGTTTCTAtccggccaccggcgccggtTCAGGTTTTTCCTGGTCGAACCGTCGGTCCGGTCCGGCTTTTTCAACTAGGACGAGGAGGCTCAAGCAGCCGTCTATATATAGACGGCATGGGCATATATATGAATATGGTACTCCGCCTAATCTAATTAAGCCTTGAATTGAAGCCCTCGGAACAGAAGCAAGGCCATcagccatggccggcgagaaGCAGCCGGTGCccacctcccccgccgccgccggcggcggcccgaggcaagcagcagcagcaccagtcgcggcggCTGGcgaggccgccgaggaggcgACGTTCGAGCAGAAGCACGCGGAGTTCCGTGAGGCGGCGTCGGCCCTGGCGGCGGATTTCGGCGTCGACGTGAACGCCTACATATTCCTCCCCGGCGGGCAGCAGGCCGTCCACGACTTCTTCCCCGGAgacttcgccgccgccgcggcccggcAGCATGCGGCGGAGGTGATGGAGGCGAGGAAGCGGGTGGTGGATCTGCTGCGCAAGGACGTGAATCAGATGAACTTGGAGGAGGCCAAGGCGCACCGGGCACAGCTGGACGAGCTCATGGCCGCCTGTGACCGCGAGCTTCAGCTTCAGGAGaccagggcggcggcggcgagcggcacCGATgggccggagaagaagatcaaaAGGGAGGAATAGCCCGCGGGGCGTGGATAGGGTCTGCCGGTTGTGTTTAATTTTAGCCGATTCGTTCCTTTCTTTTGATCCTTTCGTTGAATTCATGGGAATCGGCTGTAATAATTCACCTTGGTTCTTCTTTCTGTTGTGGCGTGTAGCTGAATTGACTAGATCAAGTGGGCTGGACAAGTGTTGTTTCCTGCTTGATGATCCTGAATGGGTAAAAACTGGTGTTTTGAatggatgattttttttgttgtttcgaTAAATGGTGTGATTGTGAAATCTGCAGTATCTTTTTTGGCACTGTTTGTTGTGAGTGGGGCCATTCGATCAATTCGGCTATGCGAGGGCGCGTCCACCTGCCTCGATCAATCTGTTATGCTCACTGTCCCCGCCTCTCTCGTCGCCGTTACGGCAGAGCCACCATGGCACCGTATTCGATCTGCGTCGACGTGTTGCGACCCTTATTTTAGAGGTCGAGGATGagtcgaggaggcggagggcgAGAAGGTTGAAAGGCGCACGCAGGTTGTAGCGAGAGCGatggagaggcggcggcggcgcacgccCTAGGTCAGGGAATTGGGGAAAGGAGGCAGAGGTTGGTAGGGGTCCGGACTCGGGACATTGGGCCGTGACCGGAGGGCGGAGCCGGAGGCAATGTAAATTTTTCAGTTTGATGATGGGCTGCCAAGTCGGCCTCGCGGATCCATATGGCCGATACACTCATTGGCTTCTCTACGTGGGCGCGCAAAAGAGCTGCTTAACCGGCCCGGTCAGCCCAATCAACCAatgcttgcattttttttctcagcaCCCACCAGAACAGTTGGTCCAGGCGAAAACTGCAGTGCGatccaacagaaaaaaagtGTCTAGGGAATGAGATCCGACAGTGCCTTGAGAGGGCTGGAAGGGCTGCTCAGTTTTGCTGTCCTAAAATTAATGGTGTGACCAATTAGTCATTCCTCTTCACTTTCGGCATCATTTAATATATACGCATGTTTGTTGCCACATGTATTTTTCATCGTTGTGGCCACACCGACTCTCGACGAGGCAATCTTTCTAAGCCCAAGGAACAACAACCGATATTATTTTTCCAAGCATCGTTAATAACCATAGTAATCACCATGGGACTAACCATGCCGATTCTTCCATTTTTGTTCTATCCACTACCACACCCCGGTGTCAAGGCTGGACACCGAACGCCGCCGTGAGTCAATATTTCTAAGATTGGCGGTACCGATCGGTATTATTTATCCAATCATCGGTTATCCCCCTCTGTAGGAGTAATCACCATACGATACGTCGAGCCATCTCGATGTTCCTTCTCTTGCTTTGTCCGTCCCTctttttctcctcttcttaTCACTTCTCTATCAAACTCCGAAGACGCGACGGACTCatagatttttatttattcCAGTTTGTTTcttactacctccgtccaacaaaggatgtctcaacttttgcatctatacactaagtcatgtctaaatacatccaaattttgacaaacttaaaacatatcttgttagacggagggagtatttctttcgtttcttttcttcttctttttttcagagGAATGCCTTCCGTTTCTAAAGGAAAAGCAACAGACCAACAGTAATCACACGGGCTAGGTCCAACAGCCTGATTGGCCCAGGGGCCGGCGCGGCCCGGCCCATCTGAATCCGTTCCGGTTCCGGGTGGCGAGGCAATCCCATGCCCGACCCGCTTCGATCCTCTTCACTCTTCCAATGCGCCGCaattcctttctttctctctacGCGTGCGCGATTCCAGCCAAACGTGCTCCCTCcggctccccccccccccccaccgcGTCGGCTACGACTTCTAGGGTTTCGCTCCCCCGCCCCCGTCCGCCGGCGCCCCGTGCCCTACGACTCGCTCCTCGGatcccgcgccggccgccggtcTTCCGTCCCGCCCGCTCTAGGTGAGCCTCCTGTTCCCCTCCACTCCCGCCTCCAAGGTCTCCCTCCCCACACCTGCTCTGTTCCCCTtccagctccaccccacgcgGGAATGTGCGGCGCTGGGGAGCGGCCGGCCTGTCCGGCGTTCTGGCGCGTTGGGAGCGTCCCGGTGTCAAATTGGTCCCTGATTGGTTCCGCTTGCGAGTTCTGCGCCGTGAGATTTAGTGTAGGGTTTACTTGTTGTACCCCCGGCCCCTCGTGTTTCTGATGGGTTAAAGGGGAGCTGTTGCTGTACCAGACCCCCAAAGTTTAGATCTTTTCTGGCTCGGTCGCGGTTTACGACAGTTTCCTGTGCTGCGTGTGGCGGCGGGCCGCGGGCAAAGTCGGAAGCCCCCCCCTCCGGGTTTTTTTTGTAGGTATAAATCTCTTTTGGTTTGATTAGGTCAAGCGTTGTAGTACGAgtgtatgtatgcatgtatttGTTTAGCTTCAAGGTTTCGATACCGCATGTTGTGCGTCGTCTGTTTTCTGTTTCGGAGCTTCCGCGTTTGAAGCGGCTGACTAACATTTTGCTTGGGGCGGGCGACTTAGAAAGTTGTTGGTTTGCCTTTCGTTTTGATGCATAGTGCACTGTGTACTGGAGTCCTGTAAAGGGTGTTCTTTTACAGTCTGCGGAATGTTGTACATGATTATATCCGTGTAGCTTTTGTTTGTTGGCTCTGTTGATGTTTTCAGTTCTACACATGGCTTGTGTTCATCAGTTTGCAGTATGCGTCTACTAATCCActtcagtattttttttgacccACGCAAGGAGCTGTTTTAGTTTGTGTTTGACAAgttcttttctttcatttgTCAGATGGAAAATAATTTAATTGTAGTTCCATGATTTTTATTTCGAAGATTAGAAGCCGCGGATCGAGTCTCCCTCATCTCAGGGCAATTTTGGAGTGCAGTTTCAGGTATGTAACTTAGTGTCACATCTCATTCTATCCTTTATCAATAAGCACGCATGtgactttgtttttctttgtttgcgTACCAACATGATATTCCATGGGACACCATGAGACACTCTGTAGTCCAAACTTTTAATAAATATGGGTTTTCTAGGAGATACATAAATGCCAAACAAAGACAAGTCAGCAGCATGAATTTTGTTGGTGTGATTCTTCTTTTGAGTCTTTCCGATTCCTGCATTTGTGATGATCATTGGATTTGTGAGAACCTAAGCCGTGTTATGTGGATATGCAGTGATTGATGACCAGAATTATTGAAAATGTTGTGATAATGTTAAACCTTGCAACCAGAGATTTAATTGTATTGTTTTCTGTTGATTGTGGCCAATTGGCAATCCATAGATTAGCTATATTACTGACAAGAAACCTACTTTAGATGGTTGACGTTTAGAAGAACCAGCAACAGTGGTAGTCCTGTACTTGAATTCTTTAAGCAACAGTCTTATAGTTCCAATGTACCTAGTAATATCAAGCGGCAGACAATTATAGTAGGGAGAAAACATAAAGGAATTCATGGGAGCTGATAGTTATCTTTCTCATATGCAGGATTATGTTAATGCCAACTTTTGGAGTTTCTGACCTTTTGGTTTAGTCATCAAGACCCTAGCTAGCAATTATATTAAAGAAACAAATGAATTGTTAAATGCCACCAAGTTGGCCAAATCGCTGGAACACAGCAATTGAGGGGAGACTGGGAGTAATGTCAGTGCCCGAGGTCTCTGCAGCTGGAGACAGTAACTAAACCTTAAGTATCTACCAACTTTGGCAAAACCACCGGAACAGAGTAATTGAAGGAGAACCTTCAACTCAAGTTGTTGATGACCAAGATTTCTGCAATTGCTGCTTGAACCATTCTATTGATAGGCAATCCTAAATTTGTAGATTAGCTTTTTGTAAGTGTATAAAGCATGCAGCGGGGTACCCTGTTTATCTGTAAATTGCTGTTGTAATAATGAGATAATTTTGCATGAGGGTTGTATTGTCTATGGATCTTGATTGTGACTTACTCTGAATggatacatttttttaaggtTTCTGCTTTTGTGAGTATCTCTGGTGTGAAATTATCTGTCTGGCTGTTGAACACAAGAAATCCACACAAAATAATCCAGTCACCATTAACTGCATATCCACGTAAAATTTTACGAATAAACCCTGGCATGGATTAACCCGGGCTCAGCAGTTTGTGGTGTTGATTCCCTCTGAAATAAAATCATTGATATATTATGTGATGATCTTTTTGGGTCAAATAAAAAGTCAAgcaagattaaaaaaatcaaggtacATTTGACACAACATGTCGAACATATTTCTGCCCTGTCTGAATAATAGAAGTCGTCACCCCTAAGAGCGAAAATTCATGCCTCTCTTGAACATAAGTTCCTGTTTTCTGATCTTGAATCCTACTTTATTGTACAACTGTCTGTCAGCTAAGTCATTGTTTCATTTGGTCTCACATTATGCTTTATCTGCATAGTAATTTAAACTTATCTTCCTTTCAGTCACTGCTGCTACCTCTGACTATAACTATATACATACTCCTTGACTATTTCAGAGAAAACTAGAAGAATTGTTTTGGATAACCTGGAAGGGAGACCCTTGTCTGGAACTATTTAACATCAGCAATTTCATCAGACTAATAAAAAAGGTTAAAATGACTGGTGTTGCTAGGAGAGGGAGGTCCAAGTGGGACACACAAGAAATTTCTCCTGATATAGTTGAGATCAGTGAAGATGAGTCTCCTCCGATGAATAAGGACGATCAAAGTAAAGATGGGGATTCGCTCCCTAGTCAGGATCGCACTAATGATAATGGAAAGCAACTTGGTGAATCTTCGAACCTAAAACCAGATGCCTTCATGCACCGAGGTAGTGCTGGACAGGAGCAGGAACATACTCATGGGTTAAATAAAGATATCAAGGAGAGACAATCTAAAGCATCCTCTGAAAGATCGCAGCCTTCTAGAATGGCTGATGATGTGCATAATAATAATGGCTGGGGAAAGTTAGGTTTGGAGAAGGCAACTGGTAACCAAGGTATGAGCAGATATGCAGATGACAGAAGACGTGGTGATGGTTGGGGCACAGCTGTTGGTCGTGGTTATCCTTCTAGGATGTCGTCTGGTCCTGATGCATGGAGGCAGCGCAGCCGCAGTCCATCCCCAAGAGGTGCTTGGAACAGGTCACGCAGGTATGGTTGAACAAGTTATTACTTCTCTCTTTGTGGTGATGGACTAATTCATTTCCTTTGTTTGAGGAAAGTAATCAGTTTCGTCTAATGCGCATGTATTGGTACTTCGATTATTTGTTCGCTGTATATTATTTTGAAAGCAACTTTCAGAGCAAATTTGAAGTTGAATTTAGTTATCACTGGAGTGTCCAATATAGAGTCGATGGTTATTATGCAAAATAAGTGAAGCTAGGTCTATTTCTTCATTAGGCTTACTTGTTAATCATTTCTACTAGGTACACAATAATACAAATGTGGGTCTTTTCTCATTCGTATGTACTTACAGAAAACTCTACTATTCGTTCTAGATTTGATAAATGATTTCTGAATGTAAGAGATCCTCAGAATTTCTAGTAAAAGATAACTATTTGAAATGTTGTTAAAAGATTCATTTTCGTAGGTTTACACCTCTCTGTCACCTTTTTTGTTCTTGAATAGGATCAGAAGCAGATCCagaagcaggagcaggagcagagAGCGAGGTAGAGGCAGAAGCAGAAGTCCTTATTTTAGTGACCGTGGATCTGATTGGAGGGTTGACAGAGGCAGAGCATCTGGAGGACCTTCTTTGCTCTGCAGAGATTTTACTGCTGGTAGATGCAGAAGAGGCTTACATTGCAGGTTTCCTCATGAAGATGGCGGGCGTAGGGAGTTCGATGAGCTTTATGCTGCAGACCCAAGGGAAAGATATGTCCATGAGAACAAGGATTTTATGGACCCACGAGAACCAAATGACTATTTGCGGAGCAGGCCTTCTCGAGGTCATTATGAAGAAGGTACCCGGGAAAGGTCTGAACCCCGAAGGGATTATAGGTCTGCTGATCAATGCAATGATTTTGTCAGGGGAAGGTGCAGCAGAGGTGCAAATTGCCGATATGCTCATGATGATTCTGCTTCTCATGTTGGATGGAGAGATGATGTTAGGGAAATTGCTCATGGCAGAGGTGGCCCTGATTCATCGTTTGGGAATAGGACTGAGCACCgtagagaaaataaaaagcCCTGTAAATTTTTTGCTGAAGGTCGCTGCCGTCGTGGTCAAAGTTGTCCATATCTCCATGAGGAAACTCCCCAGAGTCAAATGGGACTGGGTCCACCTGATGAGCCTCCGAAGTACAGTGACGCGCGTACAACAGGAGGAAACTATTCGAATTGGGGTGAACAAACTAATGCTACACATGGAAGCTCTCATATTTTATCCAGAGATGACAGGGAAAACCCTGGTTCTCAGGGTACTGGCAGAGTTGATACTGGATATGAGTACAAAAACCGCCAATTGAAAGAAGCTGGAAGGAGTCAGTACCAGATAATCCCTCAGGAGGATTTTGGTTCACaagcacaaaataaacaagaaaTGACTGCTTCAAAACAGCCACAGTTTTTAAGTCCTATCCAAACTAGTGTAGACAGCATGAACCATGACAAGGTAGCTGGCACTGATGGGCCGAGTGGATCTGGCACCACTGGCAATTTGAGTATGCAAACTGCAATGCATGCTGCTAATCTTTTACAAGCGCAAAACTTGAGCCAAATAGCACAGAGCCAAGACGCAATTCCTCCTGCACCAACTCTTCCAGTCACCAGCCAATTGCAGAATGCTACCTCCATATTGCCTTTTAATAGCCAACTGCAGCAAAGTGATTTTTCATTACATCCAAACAGGCAAGATCAGTTTTTAGCTTCTCAGACGGCTGCTCCTTATATGGGACACAACCAGCATGGCTATACTCCAGGTCCGCATGCATTGCCAGATCTCTCCATACTTAATGGACAGAATTTCAGCGTCGCTGGTCAAGTTCCAGAGAATCGTCCCACTCCTGCGCATGCTGGTCAGCGTCAGGCCACCATGGACATGCCCAATCCTAGCCAAGACAGTGGCACACAAAGCAGGCAAGACACACATAACTTCCAGCCTGTTGCTCCAAATATGCAAACTCAGAATCAAACCTTGCAGGGGTTATCTGGCCAAGATAGTGGTATTCAAAGCATACACAATACACACAATTTCCTGCCTGTTTCTCAGTATGTGCAAAGTCAGACTCAAAACTTGCAGGGGTTATCGGTATTACCAAACTCCAGCTCAGCTGATATGGTTGGGGCTCCCGTTCCTCGTAATGCAGCGACGAGTGGAGAGGATTTTCGACGTGCAGTAACATCTTTGGCACCGTTTCTAATGCAGACTGGTACCACTGGACTACAGTCGTCACAGCCTAATCTGAATCCAAGCTTGATGGTCACTTCGTCAGCTGCAACACCAGCTGTTCAACCCAATATGTGGCCTTGGGCACAGCAACAAGCAGGCATGGTCCAACCCACACACCCTATTCCATCTGAACAACAAGCTCCCCAGACATTTCAGGTATCAACGGCAGCTGGTACTAGCAATGGCAACCCAGTGCTCTTAACCCATTCGGTTGTACCAACTGCTCATGCGGCTACGTCTGTAGTTAATGAAACCACCATGCCTTCAGAAAATAAGAAAGGAGAACCCAGAGATACGGAGGGTGAGGCTCCTGAAGATGGTGACAATAAGAAGAGCAAGGAGTCCAAGGCACTGAAGTTGTTTAAGCTTGCACTCGCCGACTTTGTGAAGGAAGCGCTTAAACCTACATGGAAAGAGGGCCAGATGACCAGAGAGGTTCACAAGACCATTGTGAAAAAGGTTGTCGACAAGGTTACAAGCACGGTTGAAAACACCCCACAGACAAAAGAGAAGATTGAGGTTTATATGGCGTACTCGAAAGAAAAACTAAGCAAACTTGTACAGGTATACcccagctgcctcccccgctATTTTCCATTTTTACCTCAGTTTTGTTCTCTAACCGGGCTGTGTCGCGAGCAGGCATATGTTGGCAAGTATGTCAAGGCGTAGCGTTTCTCTCGAATGACATCGTCGACGCCTGTTTTTGTGCCTTGTGTCGGAAAACACTGGAAGCACCATATCTGTCGTCACAAGTTTAGGATCCTGTAAATTA includes:
- the LOC100827695 gene encoding zinc finger CCCH domain-containing protein 55, translating into MTGVARRGRSKWDTQEISPDIVEISEDESPPMNKDDQSKDGDSLPSQDRTNDNGKQLGESSNLKPDAFMHRGSAGQEQEHTHGLNKDIKERQSKASSERSQPSRMADDVHNNNGWGKLGLEKATGNQGMSRYADDRRRGDGWGTAVGRGYPSRMSSGPDAWRQRSRSPSPRGAWNRSRRIRSRSRSRSRSRERGRGRSRSPYFSDRGSDWRVDRGRASGGPSLLCRDFTAGRCRRGLHCRFPHEDGGRREFDELYAADPRERYVHENKDFMDPREPNDYLRSRPSRGHYEEGTRERSEPRRDYRSADQCNDFVRGRCSRGANCRYAHDDSASHVGWRDDVREIAHGRGGPDSSFGNRTEHRRENKKPCKFFAEGRCRRGQSCPYLHEETPQSQMGLGPPDEPPKYSDARTTGGNYSNWGEQTNATHGSSHILSRDDRENPGSQGTGRVDTGYEYKNRQLKEAGRSQYQIIPQEDFGSQAQNKQEMTASKQPQFLSPIQTSVDSMNHDKVAGTDGPSGSGTTGNLSMQTAMHAANLLQAQNLSQIAQSQDAIPPAPTLPVTSQLQNATSILPFNSQLQQSDFSLHPNRQDQFLASQTAAPYMGHNQHGYTPGPHALPDLSILNGQNFSVAGQVPENRPTPAHAGQRQATMDMPNPSQDSGTQSRQDTHNFQPVAPNMQTQNQTLQGLSGQDSGIQSIHNTHNFLPVSQYVQSQTQNLQGLSVLPNSSSADMVGAPVPRNAATSGEDFRRAVTSLAPFLMQTGTTGLQSSQPNLNPSLMVTSSAATPAVQPNMWPWAQQQAGMVQPTHPIPSEQQAPQTFQVSTAAGTSNGNPVLLTHSVVPTAHAATSVVNETTMPSENKKGEPRDTEGEAPEDGDNKKSKESKALKLFKLALADFVKEALKPTWKEGQMTREVHKTIVKKVVDKVTSTVENTPQTKEKIEVYMAYSKEKLSKLVQAYVGKYVKA